The following proteins come from a genomic window of Planctomycetota bacterium:
- a CDS encoding HEAT repeat domain-containing protein codes for MFGHPALTAAMLLAVAPAVQEPGKDADEEAKAKIAEFRKELKNCKTDQDVARALGMLEEPQHPRLLAELKTWLSKPSTEVAIAAAEKISRYKKDKEAADALLNAAGSRKDKDAIVRCLRYAGDVGYKPATAKLTGYFKHREVEVAREAVDSCGKLRSREAVDPLIGLLRELEGIRESQPGTGGGLGGLAGGGGLGGMQEEQQKRKRELTPAVLSALSSITGQKFETAADWLGWWRKNKSTFKEPE; via the coding sequence ATGTTCGGTCATCCGGCGCTGACGGCGGCGATGCTCCTGGCGGTCGCGCCGGCCGTCCAGGAGCCCGGCAAGGACGCGGACGAAGAGGCCAAGGCGAAAATCGCGGAGTTCCGCAAGGAGCTCAAGAACTGCAAGACGGATCAGGACGTCGCCCGGGCGCTCGGGATGCTGGAGGAGCCGCAGCATCCGCGCCTGCTGGCGGAGCTCAAGACGTGGCTGTCCAAGCCTTCGACGGAGGTGGCCATCGCGGCGGCCGAGAAGATTTCCAGGTACAAGAAGGACAAGGAAGCCGCCGACGCCCTTTTGAACGCCGCAGGGTCGCGCAAGGACAAGGACGCGATCGTGCGGTGTCTGCGGTACGCCGGCGACGTGGGCTACAAGCCGGCGACCGCGAAGCTCACGGGGTATTTCAAGCATCGGGAAGTGGAGGTGGCGCGCGAGGCGGTCGATTCCTGCGGAAAGCTGCGCAGCCGCGAGGCGGTGGATCCCCTCATCGGGCTCCTGCGGGAGCTCGAAGGGATCCGCGAGTCGCAGCCGGGCACGGGCGGAGGCCTGGGCGGCCTGGCGGGAGGAGGGGGCCTGGGGGGCATGCAGGAAGAGCAGCAAAAGCGCAAACGCGAACTGACCCCGGCGGTGCTTTCGGCCCTTTCCAGCATCACGGGGCAGAAGTTCGAGACCGCCGCCGACTGGCTCGGCTGGTGGCGCAAGAACAAGTCGACGTTCAAGGAACCGGAGTAG
- a CDS encoding HEAT repeat domain-containing protein, whose amino-acid sequence MIAHVLLLAAALAAGNEKEADEALHRFKANYRNPSAPARAAAVSELARVQHEKVLKQLAMLLTSDVSLVRQAAAKGLGGFSEHKRLAGALLRAAIGPNSKEPDVVAAIFEALGNLDDPEAIPLLRDHFDDRDPKIAKAALAAVGTMRDAASVEPIIERMKKCEKVMASDAKVDKDNRDQAKEIVGVCIKALQAITKERWTTSKEWEIWWGRNKATFKVDPEEKDTPKEDKKK is encoded by the coding sequence ATGATCGCCCACGTCTTGCTGCTGGCGGCGGCGCTGGCCGCCGGGAACGAAAAGGAAGCCGACGAGGCGCTTCATCGGTTCAAGGCCAATTACCGGAACCCCTCCGCGCCGGCGCGGGCGGCGGCGGTGTCGGAACTGGCCCGCGTGCAGCACGAGAAGGTGCTCAAGCAGCTCGCGATGCTTCTGACGAGCGACGTATCCCTCGTGCGCCAGGCGGCGGCCAAGGGCCTGGGAGGGTTCTCGGAACACAAGCGGCTGGCGGGGGCTCTCCTCCGCGCGGCCATCGGGCCCAACTCCAAGGAGCCCGACGTCGTGGCGGCGATCTTCGAGGCGCTCGGCAATCTCGACGATCCGGAGGCGATTCCGCTTCTTCGCGATCACTTCGACGATCGGGATCCCAAGATCGCCAAGGCCGCGCTGGCGGCCGTCGGCACCATGCGCGACGCCGCGTCCGTCGAGCCCATCATCGAACGGATGAAGAAGTGCGAAAAGGTGATGGCGTCGGACGCGAAGGTGGACAAGGACAATCGTGATCAGGCCAAGGAGATCGTCGGCGTGTGCATCAAGGCGCTCCAGGCGATCACCAAGGAGAGGTGGACGACCTCCAAAGAGTGGGAAATCTGGTGGGGCCGCAACAAGGCGACCTTCAAGGTGGATCCGGAGGAAAAGGACACCCCGAAGGAGGACAAGAAGAAGTAG
- a CDS encoding ATP-binding protein: MGLRRRILISFLLLFAAVFAATLVASTLLVAHAVERRLAAQTGYLARLLEENPDFYRGKLGFLERAYGARSVRVVPRGEGAGGPGVFRAPLGPDRELVMAYSPEVVSAEKREAVKPFLFLGAAGLGLVVALGVITAQMVARPLERLAAQAQALPVRDVRPVGGGPELDRLVEAMNRMLSEVRRSEQWAVMGRMAAGVAHEIRNPLSSMKMTVQMLRKEARDVEPYDLLLREIERLELTAAELTGTSQPLRKEPARLEAVVDEVLELMRRRLEHLGIRVERRYEPVPPVPVDAARFKRCVMNLLLNGAQAMPEGGTLAVALGTRDGRVRLEVTDEGGGVPPDVRDRIFEPFVTTKQDGVGLGLALTRRIVEDHGGRIGFEAAPRGTTFWIELPHA; the protein is encoded by the coding sequence ATGGGCCTCCGGCGCCGGATCCTGATTTCCTTTCTTCTTCTTTTTGCGGCGGTCTTTGCGGCCACGCTGGTCGCCTCGACGCTCCTGGTCGCCCACGCCGTGGAGCGCCGCCTCGCGGCGCAAACGGGGTATCTGGCGCGGCTGCTCGAGGAGAATCCGGACTTCTACCGGGGCAAACTCGGGTTTCTCGAACGGGCCTACGGAGCGCGTTCGGTGCGCGTGGTTCCCCGGGGGGAGGGGGCCGGCGGGCCGGGCGTCTTCCGCGCTCCCCTCGGGCCCGATCGGGAACTCGTGATGGCCTACAGCCCCGAGGTCGTCTCGGCGGAGAAGCGGGAGGCGGTCAAGCCGTTTCTCTTCCTGGGGGCCGCGGGGCTGGGGCTCGTCGTCGCGCTGGGAGTGATCACCGCCCAGATGGTGGCGCGGCCGCTGGAGCGCCTCGCGGCGCAGGCGCAGGCTCTGCCCGTGCGGGACGTACGGCCCGTCGGCGGCGGGCCGGAGCTGGATCGTCTCGTCGAAGCGATGAACCGGATGCTCTCGGAGGTGCGCCGGTCCGAGCAATGGGCCGTCATGGGCCGGATGGCCGCCGGAGTCGCCCACGAGATCCGGAATCCCCTCTCGTCGATGAAGATGACCGTCCAGATGCTCCGGAAGGAAGCCCGGGACGTGGAGCCGTACGACCTTCTTCTCCGGGAGATCGAGCGTCTGGAGCTGACGGCGGCGGAGCTGACGGGGACGTCGCAGCCGCTGCGCAAAGAGCCCGCGCGGCTCGAAGCCGTGGTGGACGAGGTTCTGGAGCTCATGCGGCGGCGGCTGGAGCACCTGGGAATCCGGGTCGAGAGGCGCTATGAACCCGTGCCGCCCGTTCCGGTGGATGCGGCGCGGTTCAAGCGGTGCGTGATGAACCTGCTTCTCAACGGAGCGCAGGCGATGCCGGAGGGGGGAACGCTCGCGGTCGCGCTCGGGACCCGGGACGGCCGCGTGCGGCTCGAGGTCACCGACGAGGGCGGCGGAGTGCCCCCGGACGTGCGCGACCGCATCTTCGAACCCTTTGTGACGACCAAGCAGGACGGCGTGGGGCTGGGCCTGGCCCTGACGCGCCGCATC